Proteins encoded by one window of Lycium barbarum isolate Lr01 chromosome 11, ASM1917538v2, whole genome shotgun sequence:
- the LOC132616849 gene encoding protein FAR1-RELATED SEQUENCE 2-like isoform X2, producing the protein MEIDLELPSGFYNNNNIPSVIQLVGSPLGLDKKLDNYVGTSAINDSIQSHGGKENVEENVDGSGNETGIDIVDVDVIDKGIAHSEPQKGMEFETKEAAYSFYKEYARSVGFGITIKASRRSKKSGKFIDVKIACSRFGAKRECGSSRSCPKTDCKASIHVKRKQDGKWYINSFVKEHNHEICPDDFYYSVKGRSKQSANVVYEKKGLQLVLDEGDVELLLDTLSLMQAERPHSYYAIDFDKEKRMRNVFWIDAKGRNDYVHFCDVIYLDSYYIRNKYKVPFLPIIGVNHHFQFLLLGCALVGDESLSTFSWLMHTWLRSVGGQSPKVVITDDEISLKEAVDEVFPDARHCFCLWHVMGKVSQNLGNKISNTDDFVKKLKKCMWLPLKEEEFEKGWWKMADSFKLRDDDLIRSLFENRTKWVPVYMRNTFLAGLSTVERSESVSFFFNSYISSETTFKGFIDQYKLFMHGMYEEEAKADIETRHGKPIVKTLSPYENQMSAVYTNSVFMKFQAEVVGVAACTILNEVEEGTEKLFKVNDRDKNQSFMVSWGGRESCIVCSCHFFEYIGILCRHAVTVLKVSGVPSIPPVYILERWTREAKIEGRACGIPSNPLYRTQRLNDLCKLAAKLGEVGSLSQETYESAVNALKAAMNDCVNANNSVKSASVSNFSFSQCNHNVDEEIQGGSMAKSSKRKKVQKKRKVQSNVEVLSADIQDSSLEMDQSNSKLPTHEDAFLAQRHVQGMNPGPRMETIDGYYVPHQSVHGLGQLSSFSMLQDSYYSNHQASQNVLGNLNYISPHGGHYSPQSIQGPLQGQLSFRAPLLHTSFDIRGNSSDMISNPGTRRVNSDGLQMLPSTYL; encoded by the exons ATGGAAATTGATCTTGAATTGCCTTCGGggttttacaacaacaacaacatacctagtgtaatccaACTTGTGGGGTCGCCTTTGGGGCTTGACAAAAAGTTAGATAATTATGTGGGCACAAGTGCTATTAATGATTCAATTCAAAGTCATGGCGGGAAAGAAAATGTGGAAGAGAATGTTGATGGAAGTGGAAATGAGACAGGTATagatattgttgatgttgatgttataGATAAGGGTATAGCCCACAGTGAGCCACAAAAAGGTATGGAATTCGAAACGAAGGAGGCTGCGTATTCTTTCTACAAGGAGTATGCGAGGTCAGTGGGATTTGGCATCACGATAAAGGCTAGTCGTAGGTCAAAGAAGTCGGGAAAATTTATTGATGTGAAGATTGCGTGCTCTAGATTTGGGGCAAAGCGCGAGTGTGGTAGTTCTCGATCATGTCCCAAGACTGATTGCAAGGCCAGTATCCATGTGAAAAGAAAGCAAGATGGAAAATGGTATATTAATAGTTTCGTGAAGGAACATAATCATGAAATTTGCCCGGATGACTTTTATTACTCTGTTAAGGGTAGAAGTAAGCAGTCGGCTAATGTTGTTTACGAGAAAAAAGGACTGCAACTCGTATTGGACGAGGGGGATGTGGAACTGCTGCTTGATACTTTATCTCTTATGCAAGCGGAGAGACCTCATTCTTACTATGCTATAGACTTTGACAAAGAAAAACGTATGAGAAATGTATTCTGGATTGATGCAAAAGGTAGAAATGATTATGTCCATTTTTGTGATGTAATTTATTTGGACAGCTACTACATCAGAAACAAATACAAAGTCCCATTTTTACCCATCATAGGGGTGAATCATCATTTCCAATTTTTGTTGCTTGGATGTGCCTTGGTCGGGGATGAATCATTATCAACATTTTCTTGGTTAATGCATACTTGGCTTAGATCTGTAGGTGGCCAGAGTCCTAAAGTAGTTATTACCGATGATGAAATTTCCTTGAAAGAAGCAGTAGATGAGGTTTTCCCTGACGCACGACATTGTTTTTGTTTGTGGCATGTAATGGGAAAAGTTTCTCAAAATCTTGGTAATAAGATAAGTAATACTGATGATTTtgtaaagaagttgaagaaatgcATGTGGTTGCCACTTAAAGAAGAAGAATTTGAAAAAGGATGGTGGAAAATGGCCGATTCATTCAAACTGAGGGATGATGACTTGATTCGATCATTGTTTGAAAATCGAACAAAATGGGTTCCAGTGTACATGAGGAATACTTTCTTGGCCGGACTCTCTACAGTTGAGCGGTCTGAAAGTGTGTCTTTCTTCTTCAATAGTTATATTTCGTCTGAGACTACTTTCAAAGGGTTCATTGATCAATACAAACTATTCATGCATGGGATGTATGAGGAGGAAGCAAAAGCTGATATTGAAACACGTCACGGAAAGCCTATAGTAAAAACTCTCTCCCCTTATGAGAACCAAATGTCTGCTGTCTATACAAACTCGGTATTCATGAAATTTCAAGCTGAGGTTGTTGGCGTTGCTGCTTGCACTATTCTGAATGAAGTTGAAGAGGGAACAGAAAAGTTGTTTAAAGTCAATGACCGTGATAAGAACCAGAGTTTTATGGTATCATGGGGTGGAAGAGAATCTTGCATCGTCTGTTCATGCCATTTCTTTGAGTATATAGGTATTCTTTGTAGACATGCAGTTACGGTTCTAAAAGTATCTGGTGTCCCCAGTATCCCACCGGTGTATATATTAGAGCGGTGGACACGGGAGGCAAAAATTGAAGGGAGAGCGTGCGGGATTCCAAGCAACCCTCTTTATAGGACCCAACGCCTCAATGATCTTTGCAAACTTGCTGCCAAATTGGGGGAAGTTGGATCTTTATCCCAGGAAACCTATGAATCAGCTGTAAACGCACTCAAAGCTGCCATGAATGATTGTGTCAATGCAAATAACTCTGTGAAGAGTGCATCAGTCTCTAACTTTTCATTTTCTCAATGCAATCATAATGTTGATGAAGAGATTCAAGGTGGCAGCATGGCAAAGTCCTCAAAGAGAAAGAAAGTACAGAAGAAGCGCAAG GTTCAATCTAATGTTGAAGTACTATCTGCCGATATCCAAGATAGCAGCCTGGAGATG GATCAATCAAACTCAAAACTACCAACTCATGAAGATGCTTTCCTTGCCCAGAGGCACGTACAAGGAATG AATCCAGGCCCCAGAATGGAAACTATTGACGGATACTATGTTCCTCATCAGAGCGTTCATGGATTG GGTCAGTTGAGTTCGTTTTCTATGTTACAAGATAGCTATTACAGCAATCATCAAGCCTCACAAAACGTTCTG GGAAACTTGAATTATATATCACCCCATGGTGGTCATTACTCTCCTCAAAGTATTCAAGGACCG TTGCAGGGACAACTTAGCTTCAGAGCGCCACTACTGCATACTTCTTTTGACATTCGGGGAAATTCATCTGATATG ATTTCAAATCCAGGAACTCGACGTGTCAACAGTGATGGACTTCAAATGTTGCCATCAACTTATCTCTAA
- the LOC132616849 gene encoding protein FAR1-RELATED SEQUENCE 2-like isoform X1 codes for MEIDLELPSGFYNNNNIPSVIQLVGSPLGLDKKLDNYVGTSAINDSIQSHGGKENVEENVDGSGNETGIDIVDVDVIDKGIAHSEPQKGMEFETKEAAYSFYKEYARSVGFGITIKASRRSKKSGKFIDVKIACSRFGAKRECGSSRSCPKTDCKASIHVKRKQDGKWYINSFVKEHNHEICPDDFYYSVKGRSKQSANVVYEKKGLQLVLDEGDVELLLDTLSLMQAERPHSYYAIDFDKEKRMRNVFWIDAKGRNDYVHFCDVIYLDSYYIRNKYKVPFLPIIGVNHHFQFLLLGCALVGDESLSTFSWLMHTWLRSVGGQSPKVVITDDEISLKEAVDEVFPDARHCFCLWHVMGKVSQNLGNKISNTDDFVKKLKKCMWLPLKEEEFEKGWWKMADSFKLRDDDLIRSLFENRTKWVPVYMRNTFLAGLSTVERSESVSFFFNSYISSETTFKGFIDQYKLFMHGMYEEEAKADIETRHGKPIVKTLSPYENQMSAVYTNSVFMKFQAEVVGVAACTILNEVEEGTEKLFKVNDRDKNQSFMVSWGGRESCIVCSCHFFEYIGILCRHAVTVLKVSGVPSIPPVYILERWTREAKIEGRACGIPSNPLYRTQRLNDLCKLAAKLGEVGSLSQETYESAVNALKAAMNDCVNANNSVKSASVSNFSFSQCNHNVDEEIQGGSMAKSSKRKKVQKKRKYCRFNLMLKYYLPISKIAAWRWINQTQNYQLMKMLSLPRGTYKNPGPRMETIDGYYVPHQSVHGLGQLSSFSMLQDSYYSNHQASQNVLGNLNYISPHGGHYSPQSIQGPLQGQLSFRAPLLHTSFDIRGNSSDMISNPGTRRVNSDGLQMLPSTYL; via the exons ATGGAAATTGATCTTGAATTGCCTTCGGggttttacaacaacaacaacatacctagtgtaatccaACTTGTGGGGTCGCCTTTGGGGCTTGACAAAAAGTTAGATAATTATGTGGGCACAAGTGCTATTAATGATTCAATTCAAAGTCATGGCGGGAAAGAAAATGTGGAAGAGAATGTTGATGGAAGTGGAAATGAGACAGGTATagatattgttgatgttgatgttataGATAAGGGTATAGCCCACAGTGAGCCACAAAAAGGTATGGAATTCGAAACGAAGGAGGCTGCGTATTCTTTCTACAAGGAGTATGCGAGGTCAGTGGGATTTGGCATCACGATAAAGGCTAGTCGTAGGTCAAAGAAGTCGGGAAAATTTATTGATGTGAAGATTGCGTGCTCTAGATTTGGGGCAAAGCGCGAGTGTGGTAGTTCTCGATCATGTCCCAAGACTGATTGCAAGGCCAGTATCCATGTGAAAAGAAAGCAAGATGGAAAATGGTATATTAATAGTTTCGTGAAGGAACATAATCATGAAATTTGCCCGGATGACTTTTATTACTCTGTTAAGGGTAGAAGTAAGCAGTCGGCTAATGTTGTTTACGAGAAAAAAGGACTGCAACTCGTATTGGACGAGGGGGATGTGGAACTGCTGCTTGATACTTTATCTCTTATGCAAGCGGAGAGACCTCATTCTTACTATGCTATAGACTTTGACAAAGAAAAACGTATGAGAAATGTATTCTGGATTGATGCAAAAGGTAGAAATGATTATGTCCATTTTTGTGATGTAATTTATTTGGACAGCTACTACATCAGAAACAAATACAAAGTCCCATTTTTACCCATCATAGGGGTGAATCATCATTTCCAATTTTTGTTGCTTGGATGTGCCTTGGTCGGGGATGAATCATTATCAACATTTTCTTGGTTAATGCATACTTGGCTTAGATCTGTAGGTGGCCAGAGTCCTAAAGTAGTTATTACCGATGATGAAATTTCCTTGAAAGAAGCAGTAGATGAGGTTTTCCCTGACGCACGACATTGTTTTTGTTTGTGGCATGTAATGGGAAAAGTTTCTCAAAATCTTGGTAATAAGATAAGTAATACTGATGATTTtgtaaagaagttgaagaaatgcATGTGGTTGCCACTTAAAGAAGAAGAATTTGAAAAAGGATGGTGGAAAATGGCCGATTCATTCAAACTGAGGGATGATGACTTGATTCGATCATTGTTTGAAAATCGAACAAAATGGGTTCCAGTGTACATGAGGAATACTTTCTTGGCCGGACTCTCTACAGTTGAGCGGTCTGAAAGTGTGTCTTTCTTCTTCAATAGTTATATTTCGTCTGAGACTACTTTCAAAGGGTTCATTGATCAATACAAACTATTCATGCATGGGATGTATGAGGAGGAAGCAAAAGCTGATATTGAAACACGTCACGGAAAGCCTATAGTAAAAACTCTCTCCCCTTATGAGAACCAAATGTCTGCTGTCTATACAAACTCGGTATTCATGAAATTTCAAGCTGAGGTTGTTGGCGTTGCTGCTTGCACTATTCTGAATGAAGTTGAAGAGGGAACAGAAAAGTTGTTTAAAGTCAATGACCGTGATAAGAACCAGAGTTTTATGGTATCATGGGGTGGAAGAGAATCTTGCATCGTCTGTTCATGCCATTTCTTTGAGTATATAGGTATTCTTTGTAGACATGCAGTTACGGTTCTAAAAGTATCTGGTGTCCCCAGTATCCCACCGGTGTATATATTAGAGCGGTGGACACGGGAGGCAAAAATTGAAGGGAGAGCGTGCGGGATTCCAAGCAACCCTCTTTATAGGACCCAACGCCTCAATGATCTTTGCAAACTTGCTGCCAAATTGGGGGAAGTTGGATCTTTATCCCAGGAAACCTATGAATCAGCTGTAAACGCACTCAAAGCTGCCATGAATGATTGTGTCAATGCAAATAACTCTGTGAAGAGTGCATCAGTCTCTAACTTTTCATTTTCTCAATGCAATCATAATGTTGATGAAGAGATTCAAGGTGGCAGCATGGCAAAGTCCTCAAAGAGAAAGAAAGTACAGAAGAAGCGCAAG TATTGTAGGTTCAATCTAATGTTGAAGTACTATCTGCCGATATCCAAGATAGCAGCCTGGAGATG GATCAATCAAACTCAAAACTACCAACTCATGAAGATGCTTTCCTTGCCCAGAGGCACGTACAAG AATCCAGGCCCCAGAATGGAAACTATTGACGGATACTATGTTCCTCATCAGAGCGTTCATGGATTG GGTCAGTTGAGTTCGTTTTCTATGTTACAAGATAGCTATTACAGCAATCATCAAGCCTCACAAAACGTTCTG GGAAACTTGAATTATATATCACCCCATGGTGGTCATTACTCTCCTCAAAGTATTCAAGGACCG TTGCAGGGACAACTTAGCTTCAGAGCGCCACTACTGCATACTTCTTTTGACATTCGGGGAAATTCATCTGATATG ATTTCAAATCCAGGAACTCGACGTGTCAACAGTGATGGACTTCAAATGTTGCCATCAACTTATCTCTAA
- the LOC132616849 gene encoding protein FAR1-RELATED SEQUENCE 2-like isoform X6 has product MEIDLELPSGFYNNNNIPSVIQLVGSPLGLDKKLDNYVGTSAINDSIQSHGGKENVEENVDGSGNETGIDIVDVDVIDKGIAHSEPQKGMEFETKEAAYSFYKEYARSVGFGITIKASRRSKKSGKFIDVKIACSRFGAKRECGSSRSCPKTDCKASIHVKRKQDGKWYINSFVKEHNHEICPDDFYYSVKGRSKQSANVVYEKKGLQLVLDEGDVELLLDTLSLMQAERPHSYYAIDFDKEKRMRNVFWIDAKGRNDYVHFCDVIYLDSYYIRNKYKVPFLPIIGVNHHFQFLLLGCALVGDESLSTFSWLMHTWLRSVGGQSPKVVITDDEISLKEAVDEVFPDARHCFCLWHVMGKVSQNLGNKISNTDDFVKKLKKCMWLPLKEEEFEKGWWKMADSFKLRDDDLIRSLFENRTKWVPVYMRNTFLAGLSTVERSESVSFFFNSYISSETTFKGFIDQYKLFMHGMYEEEAKADIETRHGKPIVKTLSPYENQMSAVYTNSVFMKFQAEVVGVAACTILNEVEEGTEKLFKVNDRDKNQSFMVSWGGRESCIVCSCHFFEYIGILCRHAVTVLKVSGVPSIPPVYILERWTREAKIEGRACGIPSNPLYRTQRLNDLCKLAAKLGEVGSLSQETYESAVNALKAAMNDCVNANNSVKSASVSNFSFSQCNHNVDEEIQGGSMAKSSKRKKVQKKRKDQSNSKLPTHEDAFLAQRHVQGMNPGPRMETIDGYYVPHQSVHGLGQLSSFSMLQDSYYSNHQASQNVLGNLNYISPHGGHYSPQSIQGPLQGQLSFRAPLLHTSFDIRGNSSDMISNPGTRRVNSDGLQMLPSTYL; this is encoded by the exons ATGGAAATTGATCTTGAATTGCCTTCGGggttttacaacaacaacaacatacctagtgtaatccaACTTGTGGGGTCGCCTTTGGGGCTTGACAAAAAGTTAGATAATTATGTGGGCACAAGTGCTATTAATGATTCAATTCAAAGTCATGGCGGGAAAGAAAATGTGGAAGAGAATGTTGATGGAAGTGGAAATGAGACAGGTATagatattgttgatgttgatgttataGATAAGGGTATAGCCCACAGTGAGCCACAAAAAGGTATGGAATTCGAAACGAAGGAGGCTGCGTATTCTTTCTACAAGGAGTATGCGAGGTCAGTGGGATTTGGCATCACGATAAAGGCTAGTCGTAGGTCAAAGAAGTCGGGAAAATTTATTGATGTGAAGATTGCGTGCTCTAGATTTGGGGCAAAGCGCGAGTGTGGTAGTTCTCGATCATGTCCCAAGACTGATTGCAAGGCCAGTATCCATGTGAAAAGAAAGCAAGATGGAAAATGGTATATTAATAGTTTCGTGAAGGAACATAATCATGAAATTTGCCCGGATGACTTTTATTACTCTGTTAAGGGTAGAAGTAAGCAGTCGGCTAATGTTGTTTACGAGAAAAAAGGACTGCAACTCGTATTGGACGAGGGGGATGTGGAACTGCTGCTTGATACTTTATCTCTTATGCAAGCGGAGAGACCTCATTCTTACTATGCTATAGACTTTGACAAAGAAAAACGTATGAGAAATGTATTCTGGATTGATGCAAAAGGTAGAAATGATTATGTCCATTTTTGTGATGTAATTTATTTGGACAGCTACTACATCAGAAACAAATACAAAGTCCCATTTTTACCCATCATAGGGGTGAATCATCATTTCCAATTTTTGTTGCTTGGATGTGCCTTGGTCGGGGATGAATCATTATCAACATTTTCTTGGTTAATGCATACTTGGCTTAGATCTGTAGGTGGCCAGAGTCCTAAAGTAGTTATTACCGATGATGAAATTTCCTTGAAAGAAGCAGTAGATGAGGTTTTCCCTGACGCACGACATTGTTTTTGTTTGTGGCATGTAATGGGAAAAGTTTCTCAAAATCTTGGTAATAAGATAAGTAATACTGATGATTTtgtaaagaagttgaagaaatgcATGTGGTTGCCACTTAAAGAAGAAGAATTTGAAAAAGGATGGTGGAAAATGGCCGATTCATTCAAACTGAGGGATGATGACTTGATTCGATCATTGTTTGAAAATCGAACAAAATGGGTTCCAGTGTACATGAGGAATACTTTCTTGGCCGGACTCTCTACAGTTGAGCGGTCTGAAAGTGTGTCTTTCTTCTTCAATAGTTATATTTCGTCTGAGACTACTTTCAAAGGGTTCATTGATCAATACAAACTATTCATGCATGGGATGTATGAGGAGGAAGCAAAAGCTGATATTGAAACACGTCACGGAAAGCCTATAGTAAAAACTCTCTCCCCTTATGAGAACCAAATGTCTGCTGTCTATACAAACTCGGTATTCATGAAATTTCAAGCTGAGGTTGTTGGCGTTGCTGCTTGCACTATTCTGAATGAAGTTGAAGAGGGAACAGAAAAGTTGTTTAAAGTCAATGACCGTGATAAGAACCAGAGTTTTATGGTATCATGGGGTGGAAGAGAATCTTGCATCGTCTGTTCATGCCATTTCTTTGAGTATATAGGTATTCTTTGTAGACATGCAGTTACGGTTCTAAAAGTATCTGGTGTCCCCAGTATCCCACCGGTGTATATATTAGAGCGGTGGACACGGGAGGCAAAAATTGAAGGGAGAGCGTGCGGGATTCCAAGCAACCCTCTTTATAGGACCCAACGCCTCAATGATCTTTGCAAACTTGCTGCCAAATTGGGGGAAGTTGGATCTTTATCCCAGGAAACCTATGAATCAGCTGTAAACGCACTCAAAGCTGCCATGAATGATTGTGTCAATGCAAATAACTCTGTGAAGAGTGCATCAGTCTCTAACTTTTCATTTTCTCAATGCAATCATAATGTTGATGAAGAGATTCAAGGTGGCAGCATGGCAAAGTCCTCAAAGAGAAAGAAAGTACAGAAGAAGCGCAAG GATCAATCAAACTCAAAACTACCAACTCATGAAGATGCTTTCCTTGCCCAGAGGCACGTACAAGGAATG AATCCAGGCCCCAGAATGGAAACTATTGACGGATACTATGTTCCTCATCAGAGCGTTCATGGATTG GGTCAGTTGAGTTCGTTTTCTATGTTACAAGATAGCTATTACAGCAATCATCAAGCCTCACAAAACGTTCTG GGAAACTTGAATTATATATCACCCCATGGTGGTCATTACTCTCCTCAAAGTATTCAAGGACCG TTGCAGGGACAACTTAGCTTCAGAGCGCCACTACTGCATACTTCTTTTGACATTCGGGGAAATTCATCTGATATG ATTTCAAATCCAGGAACTCGACGTGTCAACAGTGATGGACTTCAAATGTTGCCATCAACTTATCTCTAA
- the LOC132616849 gene encoding protein FAR1-RELATED SEQUENCE 2-like isoform X3: MEIDLELPSGFYNNNNIPSVIQLVGSPLGLDKKLDNYVGTSAINDSIQSHGGKENVEENVDGSGNETGIDIVDVDVIDKGIAHSEPQKGMEFETKEAAYSFYKEYARSVGFGITIKASRRSKKSGKFIDVKIACSRFGAKRECGSSRSCPKTDCKASIHVKRKQDGKWYINSFVKEHNHEICPDDFYYSVKGRSKQSANVVYEKKGLQLVLDEGDVELLLDTLSLMQAERPHSYYAIDFDKEKRMRNVFWIDAKGRNDYVHFCDVIYLDSYYIRNKYKVPFLPIIGVNHHFQFLLLGCALVGDESLSTFSWLMHTWLRSVGGQSPKVVITDDEISLKEAVDEVFPDARHCFCLWHVMGKVSQNLGNKISNTDDFVKKLKKCMWLPLKEEEFEKGWWKMADSFKLRDDDLIRSLFENRTKWVPVYMRNTFLAGLSTVERSESVSFFFNSYISSETTFKGFIDQYKLFMHGMYEEEAKADIETRHGKPIVKTLSPYENQMSAVYTNSVFMKFQAEVVGVAACTILNEVEEGTEKLFKVNDRDKNQSFMVSWGGRESCIVCSCHFFEYIGILCRHAVTVLKVSGVPSIPPVYILERWTREAKIEGRACGIPSNPLYRTQRLNDLCKLAAKLGEVGSLSQETYESAVNALKAAMNDCVNANNSVKSASVSNFSFSQCNHNVDEEIQGGSMAKSSKRKKVQKKRKYCRFNLMLKYYLPISKIAAWRWINQTQNYQLMKMLSLPRGTYKNPGPRMETIDGYYVPHQSVHGLGQLSSFSMLQDSYYSNHQASQNVLGNLNYISPHGGHYSPQSIQGPGQLSFRAPLLHTSFDIRGNSSDMISNPGTRRVNSDGLQMLPSTYL; the protein is encoded by the exons ATGGAAATTGATCTTGAATTGCCTTCGGggttttacaacaacaacaacatacctagtgtaatccaACTTGTGGGGTCGCCTTTGGGGCTTGACAAAAAGTTAGATAATTATGTGGGCACAAGTGCTATTAATGATTCAATTCAAAGTCATGGCGGGAAAGAAAATGTGGAAGAGAATGTTGATGGAAGTGGAAATGAGACAGGTATagatattgttgatgttgatgttataGATAAGGGTATAGCCCACAGTGAGCCACAAAAAGGTATGGAATTCGAAACGAAGGAGGCTGCGTATTCTTTCTACAAGGAGTATGCGAGGTCAGTGGGATTTGGCATCACGATAAAGGCTAGTCGTAGGTCAAAGAAGTCGGGAAAATTTATTGATGTGAAGATTGCGTGCTCTAGATTTGGGGCAAAGCGCGAGTGTGGTAGTTCTCGATCATGTCCCAAGACTGATTGCAAGGCCAGTATCCATGTGAAAAGAAAGCAAGATGGAAAATGGTATATTAATAGTTTCGTGAAGGAACATAATCATGAAATTTGCCCGGATGACTTTTATTACTCTGTTAAGGGTAGAAGTAAGCAGTCGGCTAATGTTGTTTACGAGAAAAAAGGACTGCAACTCGTATTGGACGAGGGGGATGTGGAACTGCTGCTTGATACTTTATCTCTTATGCAAGCGGAGAGACCTCATTCTTACTATGCTATAGACTTTGACAAAGAAAAACGTATGAGAAATGTATTCTGGATTGATGCAAAAGGTAGAAATGATTATGTCCATTTTTGTGATGTAATTTATTTGGACAGCTACTACATCAGAAACAAATACAAAGTCCCATTTTTACCCATCATAGGGGTGAATCATCATTTCCAATTTTTGTTGCTTGGATGTGCCTTGGTCGGGGATGAATCATTATCAACATTTTCTTGGTTAATGCATACTTGGCTTAGATCTGTAGGTGGCCAGAGTCCTAAAGTAGTTATTACCGATGATGAAATTTCCTTGAAAGAAGCAGTAGATGAGGTTTTCCCTGACGCACGACATTGTTTTTGTTTGTGGCATGTAATGGGAAAAGTTTCTCAAAATCTTGGTAATAAGATAAGTAATACTGATGATTTtgtaaagaagttgaagaaatgcATGTGGTTGCCACTTAAAGAAGAAGAATTTGAAAAAGGATGGTGGAAAATGGCCGATTCATTCAAACTGAGGGATGATGACTTGATTCGATCATTGTTTGAAAATCGAACAAAATGGGTTCCAGTGTACATGAGGAATACTTTCTTGGCCGGACTCTCTACAGTTGAGCGGTCTGAAAGTGTGTCTTTCTTCTTCAATAGTTATATTTCGTCTGAGACTACTTTCAAAGGGTTCATTGATCAATACAAACTATTCATGCATGGGATGTATGAGGAGGAAGCAAAAGCTGATATTGAAACACGTCACGGAAAGCCTATAGTAAAAACTCTCTCCCCTTATGAGAACCAAATGTCTGCTGTCTATACAAACTCGGTATTCATGAAATTTCAAGCTGAGGTTGTTGGCGTTGCTGCTTGCACTATTCTGAATGAAGTTGAAGAGGGAACAGAAAAGTTGTTTAAAGTCAATGACCGTGATAAGAACCAGAGTTTTATGGTATCATGGGGTGGAAGAGAATCTTGCATCGTCTGTTCATGCCATTTCTTTGAGTATATAGGTATTCTTTGTAGACATGCAGTTACGGTTCTAAAAGTATCTGGTGTCCCCAGTATCCCACCGGTGTATATATTAGAGCGGTGGACACGGGAGGCAAAAATTGAAGGGAGAGCGTGCGGGATTCCAAGCAACCCTCTTTATAGGACCCAACGCCTCAATGATCTTTGCAAACTTGCTGCCAAATTGGGGGAAGTTGGATCTTTATCCCAGGAAACCTATGAATCAGCTGTAAACGCACTCAAAGCTGCCATGAATGATTGTGTCAATGCAAATAACTCTGTGAAGAGTGCATCAGTCTCTAACTTTTCATTTTCTCAATGCAATCATAATGTTGATGAAGAGATTCAAGGTGGCAGCATGGCAAAGTCCTCAAAGAGAAAGAAAGTACAGAAGAAGCGCAAG TATTGTAGGTTCAATCTAATGTTGAAGTACTATCTGCCGATATCCAAGATAGCAGCCTGGAGATG GATCAATCAAACTCAAAACTACCAACTCATGAAGATGCTTTCCTTGCCCAGAGGCACGTACAAG AATCCAGGCCCCAGAATGGAAACTATTGACGGATACTATGTTCCTCATCAGAGCGTTCATGGATTG GGTCAGTTGAGTTCGTTTTCTATGTTACAAGATAGCTATTACAGCAATCATCAAGCCTCACAAAACGTTCTG GGAAACTTGAATTATATATCACCCCATGGTGGTCATTACTCTCCTCAAAGTATTCAAGGACCG GGACAACTTAGCTTCAGAGCGCCACTACTGCATACTTCTTTTGACATTCGGGGAAATTCATCTGATATG ATTTCAAATCCAGGAACTCGACGTGTCAACAGTGATGGACTTCAAATGTTGCCATCAACTTATCTCTAA